One window of the Saccopteryx bilineata isolate mSacBil1 chromosome 2, mSacBil1_pri_phased_curated, whole genome shotgun sequence genome contains the following:
- the LOC136322686 gene encoding LOW QUALITY PROTEIN: uncharacterized protein (The sequence of the model RefSeq protein was modified relative to this genomic sequence to represent the inferred CDS: inserted 1 base in 1 codon) gives MGSHQRGSLYQEVKTNKVGSRVTVSAPKGAEITNTTPQRGRASIPASTPRTAAGSVSPSGHRRSDLTHSIIPSSSDYHRSFSLQAGPSVSGTPIPRGTENRSKSEAYRHSSLQRKIQQTHTPASPASQMQRNISPVREESTRRWGESKSGRNRHSVADPKSSHQLSFIDQKGNIQTFQEDPPSKVQYPQGVRVPRKTSVYPKDEAVQTEPVRKSVTAAEIRSPRKPSSPEHGSSHIFADSRTAQRRLPGQESEVGRQSSISAEPKALHRNKDVESDLVLSVLKDWDSRYRVPMHTEPESSLRDSGHTETKPSAKVLMSSEVDANVKSSVRRNGEVRRRVTISEVHSAPLAHCATSQALPVTSPKPVYKQSTQRSSENVCTSPGSILKYPESSQGSSVHAKVELTPRPLPPRSLPRYGPESSWWALLNTEVEMPQSRPTTPDYEPESPSPVDYSMPFFEMDSSPLCEDLMFQREKTRLLPPPVPASPPSPQLSKEPPSRAPLREVPQAPKYTSKPPIQRFSAFFLDVSEEMCNRVIWWLKGLCXSPLWVHCGGLGGRRRGGRAALTPPALLSSRAARSREGKTGRQLGLLLFSALEGSGMEAGQVLSSHRERAGPSPASLGYGAPGRSQDRDSLVLVSRTSGASDLGVVDCGVFQTPFPAETLWCPGHSARLVDGSMFAVEL, from the exons ATGGGTTCACACCAGAGGGGCAGCCTCTATCAAGAGGTCAAGACAAATAAAGTTGGGTCCAGGGTAACAGTTTCAGCACCGAAAGGGGCTGAGATTACTAACACAACCCCTCAGCGAGGACGTGCATCCATTCCTGCTTCAACCCCGCGAACTGCTGCAGGCTCTGTTAGCCCTTCGGGGCATCGAAGATCAGACCTTACGCATTCCATCATTCCCTCTTCGTCAGACTATCATCGCTCTTTCTCCCTCCAAGCAGGACCCAGCGTCTCTGGAACGCCCATCCCTAGAGGAACCGAGAACCGATCAAAGTCAGAAGCGTACCGCCATTCCTCTCTTCAGCGAAAGATCCAGCAGACCCACACACCAGCTTCCCCTGCTTCTCAGATGCAGCGGAACATTAGTCCAGTCAGAGAGGAATCAACACGAAGATGGGGTGAGAGCAAGTCAGGGCGTAATCGTCACTCAGTCGCAGACCCCAAATCCTCTCACCAGTTGAGTTTTATAGACCAGAAAGGTAACATACAAACCTTCCAAGAAGACCCACCCTCCAAGGTGCAGTACCCACAAGGGGTCCGAGTTCCCCGTAAGACTTCGGTTTACCCAAAAGATGAAGCAGTCCAAACTGAGCCTGTCCGCAAAAGTGTAACTGCTGCTGAGATAAGATCTCCAAGAAAACCTTCGAGCCCAGAACACGGCAGCAGCCACATCTTTGCGGACTCTCGGACAGCTCAGAGAAGGCTCCCTGGCCAAGAGTCTGAAGTAGGTCGTCAAAGCTCAATTTCTGCAGAACCCAAGGCCTTGCATAGGAACAAGGACGTGGAATCTGACCTTGTGCTCTCTGTCCTTAAGGACTGGGATAGTAGATACCGAGTTCCTATGCACACAGAGCCTGAGTCTTCCCTCAGGGATTCAGGCCACACCGAAACCAAGCCCTCAGCAAAAGTCTTAATGTCATCAGAAGTGGACGCCAACGTGAAGTCCTCAGTGCGAAGAAATGGAGAGGTCCGCCGCCGAGTCACCATCTCAGAAGTACATTCGGCACCGTTAGCTCACTGTGCGACATCTCAAGCACTGCCTGTTACCTCTCCCAAGCCTGTCTATAAGCAGTCCACTCAAAGATCCTCAGAAAATGTCTGCACGTCCCCAGGATCCATACTCAAGTATCCAGAATCCTCCCAAGGTTCCTCTGTTCATGCAAAAGTAGAACTGACCCCTCGGCCCTTACCCCCGCGGTCCTTACCTAGGTACGGACCTGAGTCCTCATGGTGGGCCTTACTCAATACTGAGGTTGAGATGCCCCAAAGCCGGCCAACAACACCTGATTACGAGCCTGAATCCCCCTCTCCCGTAGACTATTCAATGCCCTTTTTTGAAATGGACTCAAGCCCTCTCTGTGAGGACCTGATGTTCCAGAGAGAGAAGACACGTCTGTTACCACCACCGGTACCAGCATCACCACCGTCTCCACAATTATCAAAGGAGCCTCCAAGCCGGGCGCCACTGAGGGAAGTGCCACAGGCCCCCAAGTACACCTCCAAACCACCCATTCAAAGGTTTAGTGCTTTCTTCTTGG ATGTGTCTGAGGAAATGTGCAATCGTGTCATCTGGTGGCTCAAAGGTCTGT CTTCCCCCCTCTGGGTCCACTGTGGGGgtctgggaggcaggaggagaggcGGGAGGGCAGCCTTGAC CCCTCCAGCCCTGCTCAGCAGCAGAGCCGCCCGAAGCCGGGAAGGGAAGACTGGCAGGCAGCTGGGCCTGCTGCTCTTCTCGGCTCTGGAGGGGAGTGGCATGGAGGCGGGCCAGGTACTGTCCTCACACAGGGAGAGAGCTGGGCCTTCCCCAGCCTCCCTAGGCTACGGGGCCCCTGGGCGGTCCCAGGACAGAGACTCCCTGGTGCTGGTGTCCAGGACCTCTGGTGCCTCTGATCTGGGCGTGGTTGACTGTGGAGTCTTCCAGACCCCGTTCCCAGCAGAAACTCTCTGGTGTCCTGGCCACAGCGCCCGGCTCGTGGACGGCAGCATGTTTGCTGTTGAGCTCTAA